Proteins from a single region of Bogoriella caseilytica:
- a CDS encoding GNAT family N-acetyltransferase, whose protein sequence is MNIRQATPADVELAARREPPGADIATRHFARQQRGEAVYLVARDREEILGGELLIIDGNAAGIPEARLPLLRHLHVEPAYRNRGVGAALMAAAEEVARERGFTRVSLIVGVDNPRARQLYLRLGYVPTGEQQTQTYTYVDQDGVERQATETGDVMVKAL, encoded by the coding sequence GTGAACATCCGGCAGGCCACCCCAGCAGACGTCGAGCTCGCTGCGAGGCGTGAACCACCGGGTGCCGACATCGCGACCAGGCACTTTGCCCGGCAGCAGCGCGGTGAGGCGGTCTACCTCGTGGCGCGCGACCGCGAGGAGATCCTCGGTGGTGAGTTGCTGATCATTGACGGGAACGCCGCCGGGATTCCCGAGGCCCGGCTCCCGCTGCTGCGTCACCTGCATGTCGAGCCGGCTTACCGCAATCGCGGTGTGGGTGCGGCCCTGATGGCCGCGGCGGAGGAGGTGGCTCGCGAGCGGGGCTTCACTCGGGTCAGCCTGATCGTCGGGGTCGACAATCCACGCGCTCGCCAGCTCTACCTGCGGCTGGGTTACGTACCCACCGGCGAGCAACAAACTCAGACCTACACCTACGTGGACCAGGATGGTGTTGAACGTCAGGCCACTGAAACCGGTGACGTGATGGTCAAGGCGTTGTGA
- a CDS encoding helix-turn-helix transcriptional regulator, producing MENTLAQLRNQHGITQDELARLAEVSRQTIISIEKGRYEPRLALAFRLARIFSCRVEDLFIPTDER from the coding sequence GTGGAGAACACGCTCGCACAGCTACGCAATCAGCACGGCATCACCCAGGACGAGCTCGCACGTCTGGCCGAGGTCTCCCGGCAAACCATCATCTCCATCGAAAAGGGCCGGTATGAGCCGCGCCTCGCCCTGGCTTTCCGCCTCGCGCGCATCTTCTCCTGCCGGGTCGAGGACTTGTTCATCCCCACCGACGAGCGTTGA
- a CDS encoding PadR family transcriptional regulator, with product MSGMVAKGAVLANLRRGALEYCILALLRPGPRYGLEIARELTRDGVLMGGEGTLYPLLARLRKSGLVETTWQESTTGPPRRYYALTNAGQTALATFVDTWRAFSDAVDAVLDPDEPS from the coding sequence ATGTCTGGCATGGTAGCCAAGGGCGCGGTGCTCGCGAACCTCCGTCGGGGAGCGTTGGAGTACTGCATCTTGGCCTTACTTCGGCCTGGTCCTCGCTACGGCCTGGAGATCGCCCGCGAGCTAACGCGAGATGGTGTCTTGATGGGCGGAGAAGGCACCTTGTACCCGCTCCTCGCTCGGCTGCGGAAGTCCGGGCTGGTGGAGACCACCTGGCAGGAATCGACCACCGGCCCGCCGCGCCGCTACTACGCACTGACCAACGCTGGCCAGACAGCCCTTGCGACGTTCGTCGACACCTGGCGTGCGTTCAGCGATGCTGTTGATGCGGTGCTGGACCCGGACGAACCCTCATGA